The segment AGCAGCGTCTCCAGCCCGCTGCCGGCCGGGATGTCCGCCTGCCGGATCTCCGCCCAGCGCGACACCGGGATATGGGGATCGTCGGAAAAGCCGCGCAGATAGGGCGATGCCGGCGCGAGGTTGCGGTGGCGGAACAGGCCGAACGCCTTGGCGGGCAGCAGATGCTTGGGCACGCCGTGGAAATGATGCAGCGCGGCCTGCGCCGCCCAGCAGATGGTGAAGCTGCTGTGGACGTGGGTCTGAGTCCAGTCGAGCACGCGGCACAGTTCGGGCCAGTAGCCCACCTCCTCGAACGGCAGATGCTCGACCGGGGCGCCGGTGATGACGAAGCCGTCGAACCGCTCGTCGCGCACCTCGGCCCAGGGGCGGTAGAAGGCCGCCATATGATCGGCGGGGGTATGGCGCGCGACATGGTCGGTCATCCGCACCAGCGTGAGCTCGACCTGCAACGGCGTCGCGCCGAGCAGCCGGGCGAGTTGCGTCTCGGTGCTGATCTTGTTCGGCATCAGGTTGAGCAGGCCGATCCTGAGCGGCCTGATGTCCTGCCGCACGGCATCGGTGCGGCGCATGACGACGACGCCCTCCTGTTCGAGGATGGGACGGGCGGGAAGGTCGTCGGGTATCTTGATCGGCACGTCGCGTCATTCCTTGTCGGATGGGTCGACGCGATGGGCTTGGTCCGCTTGGTTGCCGGATCGGCCACATCCCCCCTCGCGGGAGCGCCACCTTGCCCGGATCGGCAGGTTGGCGTTGGGCGCCGGCCCAACTCTTGATGCTGCATCTTCCCTAGGCGCGGGAGCGGCGCTTGGCAATCCCCCGGCCCGCGCTCAGGCGGCGGCGGCGCCCGGCCGGATCGTGTCATGCTCCTCGGCCAGCGCCTGGACCAGCGGCTGGAGCCGGCGGTCATAGCGAGCCAGCACGTCGGGGGCGCCGACCTGGGCATGGTGGGTGACGAAGCCCTCGCCGGTCCACAGGTGGAGCGCGACGCCGGGCTGCTCGGCGACGATCATCGGCCGCTCGTCGGGGCGTTCGGGATCGATCGGCGCCATCTCCAGCGCGACCTGCGGCGCGGTCGAGGGCGCGACGGCGAGCATGCGGCCGCGCCAGCTCGTGGTGATCGAGCGGTGGATATGGCCCGAGATCATCGTCACGCCGGGCCGGTCGCCGATCGCCTTGTCGAGCATCACCACCCAGGGCTCGGTCTGATGCGCGGTCATCCAGGGGATGCCGGTCTCGATCGGCGGGTGATGGAGGACGATCAGCACCGGCTTGCCCGGCACCTCGGCTAGGCGCGCCTTGAGCCAGCCCGCGCGGCGATGGCCGAAGGCGCCGCCATGATGGCCGGGGTCGAGCGTGTCGAGGACGATGATCCGCACCTCGGGCTCGTCGATCACATATTGGACGAAGCCGTCCTCGACCGGCAGGTCGGGAAAGACCTGCTTCATCGCGGCGCGGTCGTCATGGTTGCCGACGCACAGATGGACCGGGAAGCCGCAGCCGTCGATCAGGCCCTTGAGCCGTTCATAGCTGGCCACGTCGCCATGGTCGGTGAGGTCGCCGGTCAGGAACAGCCGGTCGGGCACGACCGAAAGGCCCATCACATAGTCGATCGCGGCGGCGACCCGATGGAAGTTGAGCTCGTCGGGATTCTCGAGATCGAAGCCGATATGCAGGTCGGTCAGTTGCGCGATCAGCATGACTTGGTCCCTTGCGCTCCGCCGGTAAAACGCCCCCGGCCCCCCAACGGTCCATCATCAGACCACCTGCTGGCACCGGCTGCTGTGATTTCCTACACAACGGATCGTAAAAAGCGGTAAACCGGGGCTTAAATACCGGTACCTGCCTGCTTCAGCGCTTTCTCCCGGATATGTTCGACCGCCTTGCCGCGGGCGCGATTGTCGCGAACCATCAGCGGAGCGAAGTCGTTCCGGTGATAGTCGTGGCACATCGCGCAGGCCGACGGCACTTCCTTGTGCGCGTCCTGGCCGCCATGGCATTCCTGACATTTGGCCAGCTTCGGCAGGTTGACGTCGGACGACAGCTTCGATCCCTTCACCGCATGGCAGCTCGCGCAGCTCTCGGTGTCGTGCGAGGCATGGTCGAACCAGCCCTTCATCATGTAGCGCCGGCTGAGCGCCACCGGAGTGACCGCGAAGGGCGTCGTCGGATTGCCGGTCGCGCGGACCGTATGGCAATCGAAGCAGGCCCCGCCCTTCGAGAAGACCGCGCGGATCGCCTGGTCGGCATTGCCGATGTGCATCGCGCTGGTCTGCGCGAAGCTGGCGCGCTGCGCGGCGCTGGCGAAGTCGCCCGGACGGCGGCGGTCCATGCCCTGCAACGCGGGATTGCGGGGCGCGCCGGCGCGGTAGAAGGCGCGGATGTCGGCGACGACCTGGGCCGGATCGCCGTGGCGCAGGGTGCGGATCGTGCCGCCGACCTGATCGAAGGCGAGCGAGTGGCAGGCGCCGCAGGCCGGCTCCATCTTCACCGCGACGAAGCTCGATCCGGTCGCGTCGCGGATGTGGCAGTTGGCGCAATCGAGCGGCGCGCCATAGCCTTCGGCCTTGCCCAGCGTCTTCGCCATCTGCGCCACGCCGTTGGTGGTCGACAGGTGGAGATCGTGCGGGAATTTCAAGCCGTTGTCCTCCTTCGGGTTCGCGTCGAGCGAGACGCGGCGGAAGGACGGCAGGCCGTTCTCCCCGACGAAGCGGATCGTCGGCTCGAACTGCGGATGGTGATCGCCGAAATCATCGGCGTCCTTGAGCGCGGTGTCGATCCGCTTGCTCATATCGCCGTGGCAGTTGGTGCAGAAGCGCTCGTCGGTCACCGGCATCGCCGTCTGGCCCTGATGCTCGGTATGGCATTCGACGCAGCGGCCGGGCTGGATGCCGAAGATCCCGCCGACGAACTGCTTGGTGCCGTCGATGATGCCGGGCGAGCCCTTGGCTTCCAGCAGCTTCGCCTTGTCGGCATGGTCGTGGACCTTGGTGTGACAGGCGACGCAGGCGGTATCGCGCACCGCTTCTCCGGCCTTCACATGGCAGGCCTGGCAGTTGTTCTCGAGGCTGCGATGGACCTGCGACAGCTTGCCCGACGTCCACAGCTCGTCGGCGTGGAACGCGACCTTGCGACTATTGTCTGTCGGCTGGGTGTGGATCGACACCAGCGGCCAGGCGAGGAAGATCGCGAGCACCAGCAATACGCCAGCCCAGGCCATGATGCGCCGGCCCGGCAGCACCGACGCCAGCGAGAAGACCCGTGCCTCCTCCTTCTCCTCGGACGCGTTGGAGATGGCGCCGACGCGTTCGACGGTGATGACGACCGCGCCCTTCTCGTCGCCCTCGCCCGGCTCGACCGACAGCGAATGGCTGCCGATGCGGATATTGGCGCCCGGCGAGGCGGAGAAGCGCTCATGCTCGGTCGACTTGCCGTCGACGAGGAAAGGCATGCCCGCGGTCGCGACGATCTCGACGGCGCCGCCCGCGGCGCTGCGGATCACCGCATGGTTCAGCGCCACCGCCAGGTCGGGCAGGTGGATGTCGCTCGACGGGCTGCGGCCGATGCTCAGCTCGGCCTTGTCGAAGCTCTTGGGGCGGACGATGTCCCGCCCGTCGGCGGTGCGCGCTACCGTGCGAACGATGAAGCTCATCTGCGCGTTCTCACCAATAATAGAAGACGGAGACGATGTGGACGAACAGCGCCGCGATCAGCGCGAAGGTCAGCGGGATATGGAGATAGAGCCACACCTCCAGCAGCGCCTTCAGCCGCAGATGCTTGCGGATGCGCGACAGCGACGATCGCTTGCGCTCCAGCAGCACCTCGACATGGTCGTAGGGATCGGCGGCCGCCTCCTTGCGCCCCGCATGCGCGCGCACGGCGGCCAGCGCCGCGCGCGTCCCGCAGTTGCGATAGTGGCCGGTCAGCCGCGCGACCAGGCCGCCGCCGAACGGATCGTCGTCGAGCGCCATCCGGACGATCGCCGCGCCCTCGGCATCGAGCGGCTGCGCCGCCTCGTTGAGCTGGCGGTCGATCATCCGCAGGTTGTCGAGCATCTGGACCTGGGTCGTCTCGCCCCGGTTGGCCGACAGCGCCTGGGGCAGCATCGCATAGGTGGCGATGCCGAACACGCCCGAGGCGATGACGATCATCATCAGCGCATAGGCGAGCGTGTGGACGTTCCACCCGAAGTCGAAGCCGGTGTGCAGCGTCGCGATGACGATCAGCGACAGGCCCAGATAGACATGGGCCGAGGTCCAGCTCTTGAGCGACCAGCGGCCCGGCGTGATCGCGCGCTTGCGGACGCCGAGCATCGTCAGCCACAGGATCAGGAGGACGCCGATCGTGCCGGTGGTGTAGCCGTAGATGCTGCCGCCATTGGGCTTCGGCTGGACGTCGTTGAACGCGTAGATCAGCAGCGCCACCGCGCTGATCGCCAGCGCGATCTTGAGCCATTTATAGCCCTGGTAGCGCAGGAAGCCCTCATGCTCGGAGGCGCGCTCGCGACCCGTGGTCGCCTGCCGTAGCGATTTGCTGGCCATCAGGCGTCGTCCCGTTGCAGCCGGGCGACCGTCAGGAATTCCTCGGGCGCGACACGGATCGCCGCCCCCGTCGGACAGGCGCGGACACAGCTCGGGCCGCCCTCGATACCCGAGCACATGTCGCACTTGACCGCGCGTTTCGCCTTCTCGACGCCGGGCGTCGCATTGGCATAGGCCCAGTCATGGCTGGGCTCTCCCGGTCCCGGCCCCTGCCCGAACAGGAACCATTTCCACAGGGAAGGCTTCTGCGGCGGCTCCTTCTCCATGCGGATCACGCCATAGGGGCAGTTCCGCTGGCAGTTGCCGCAGCCGATGCAGGTGTCGTCGATATAGACCTCGCCGTCCTGGCCGCGATGGATCGCGGTCGGCGGGCAGTCGGCCATGCAGTGCGGATGCTCGCAATGGCGGCAACTCGTCGGCACGTGGAGATGCGCGAAGGTGCGCCCCGCCTCGCGGTCGAGCCGCGAGATGCCCTCATGGCTGTCGGCGCAGGCCTTCTCGCAATTGTCGCAGCCGACGCAGAGATTCTCGTCGATCAGCAGCACGTCGGTCGCCTCGCCGACGCCGTTGTCGACCAGGAAGTTCGCGACCGAGCTGTACATGTCGACGACGGTGGCGAAGCTGTCCTTCTTCGCCTCGATGAACGAGGCGAGGTCCTCGCGCTCGCCGATCGCCACCTTCGCCCGGGCGAAGAATTCCGGCTTGGCCTCCAGCAGCCGGCGGAACGCATCGCCGCCGAGCTTGATCACCTCCGACTTCACCGCGGCGCGCACGGTCTGCTTGCGGATGCCGTTGTCGAACAGTTCGAGCTCGCCGACATAATTGCCGGCGGGAACATAGGAGAGGAACACCGGCTTGCCGCCGATCGCCTTCTCGACGACCACCGATCCCGACCGGATCACATAGACGTCATTGCCTTCCTCGCCCTCGCGGAAGATCGCCTCGCCGGCGCGGATGCCCTTGATCTCGGCGGTCTCCAGCACCTCGGCCAGGTCGGCGGGCTGGAGCCCCGACTGCCACATCTGGAGGAGCTGGCGCTCGGTGGAGATGCGGGTGACGGCGCGCTTCACGCCCGGCACCGACGCCATCAGCTTGAGGATCGCGTTGCGCGGGATCTCGACGACGATGGTCTCGGCGACCGAGCGGATCGTCGAGCCGCGGCGGCGACCGGAGACGAGGCCGACCTCGCCGAAGATCGATCCCTCGGGAATGACGATCCCGGTCGAGCGGCCGTCGGGCAGCGGGATGTCGACCGATCCTTGCGCGATGCAGAACAGCGACGATCCCGGCGCGTTCTTCTCGAAGATGATGTCGTTCTTGCCGTAGTAGCGGACTTCGGAGTCCAGCATGAACTCGCGCATCTGCAACGGCGACAGGTCGTTGAGGATCTGGACGTTGGTGCGGATGAACTCCAGCCACTCGTCGACCGACTTCTTGACCGGCAGGTTGACGAATTTGCCTTCGAGGATCGGTTCGTCGGCGGGCTTCAGGCCGGTGTTGCCGTTGATGAACTCGACGACGTCATAGCCCTGGTTCATGCAGTGCTTGATCAGCGGATAGCCGGCCAGCGCGCCGATCACGTAGATGCCGGCGTTGGTCGTCTCGAACTGCGGCGACAGCGTCGGGAAGGCCTCGCGGTCCGGGCTGGTGAACTCGATCCCGCATTCCTCGATGAACTTGCGCGGCGCGGCCGAGCCCATGCGCGCGATCACGCGGTCGCAGCGGATGCGCGCCTCGCCGTCGCGGGTGTCGAGGACGAGATGCCCCGCCTCGAGCCGGTTCGGCGAGGTGTCGGTCATCACGTTCATCCGCCCCTCGTCGCGCGCCTGCATCAGCAGCTTGACGTTGGCGCCCTTGGCGCGGCTGAAATCGGCGCCGCGGTTGAGGATGGTGACGATGTTGCCCTGCGCCGCGTCCTGCGCGAGGCCCAGCGCATTCTCGATGCCGGCGTCGCCCGATCCGACGACGGTGATGTGCTCGTCGACATATTCGCCGGGATCGTCGAGCTGATACTGGACGTGGATGCCGCTGCTCTCGATGCCCGGCGCGCGCAGCAGGTTCGGGTTGCCCTGGGTGCCGATCGCCAGGATGACCGTCTCGGCATGGATCTCGGTCTTGTCGGCCAGGGTGAGGACGAACGCGCCCTTCTGCCCGGTGATCGCCTTCACCTCGCTCTTGAAGCGGACGTTGACCTTGTGGCCGGCGGTCTGCTCGTCCCAGATGCCGAGGATCTTCTCGCGCTTGCCCGCATCGAAATCGACGTCCGAGCGCAGCACGAGCTGGCTCGGCGTCGCCATGACGTGCTTGCCCTTCTGATATTTGAAGATCGTATCGGAAAGGTGGTCGGTCTTTTCGAGCAGGACGTGCGGTATGCCGAGCTTGGCCGCGTGAGCCGCAGCGCTCATCCCCGCCGGCCCCGAGCCAACGATGGCAATACGGTAGGTATCCGCCACTGATTCCCCCTGCCCCGTTTCACCGCCGCCGAGCGAGCGGCCGTCATTAGACCCCGAAATTCTCGCATGCCCCTGCGACAAAGCGTGAATTTAGTGTCTGCCCCGTCCCTACTCTATCAGCTTCGACGCGTTCCGCTAGACTTTCGTTACATTTGGTTATCAAAGGCCATTACCCTCGATTGCGGAGAGAAATGTGACGAAGGACACCACCGCGAACAAAGGTCTCTCGCTGCCCTTCGCGCGGATCGCGCTGATCCTCGCCGCGCTGATCGCCCTGGCGGCGGTCGTCCTGGCGGTGACGCGCTCGCGGTCGGGGCTCGATGAGACCGCCGCGCCGGGACAGGGAGCGGGCCAGGCCGGCGACGTCGGATCGATGATCGCCGGGCTCGAAAAGCGGCTCAAGGACAATCCGGACGACTTCAAGGGCTGGGCGACGCTCGGCTGGTCCTATTATAATCTCGGCCGCTATGCCGACGCCGCGCAGGCCTATGCCAGGGCGACGAAGATCGATCCGTCCAACGCGGAGATCTGGTCGGCGCTGGGCGAGGTCCAGCTCCTGTCGGGTCCCGGCGGGGTCACTCCGGCGGCCGAGGCCTCGTTCCGCAAGGCGGTGTCGATCGACCCGACCGACCATCGCGCCCGCTATTTCCTCGCGGTGAAGAAGGACCAGGACGGCGACCACAAGGGCGCGATCGACGACTGGATCGCGATCCTCAAGGACAGCCCCGCCGGCGCGCCCTGGGAAGGGCCGGTCCGCGAGCTGATCGCCAAGGTCTCCGCCGAGCACAAGATCGACGTGGCGGGCCGCGTGCCGCCGCCTTCCGTGCCCCAGCAGTCGTCCTCGGCCGCGCCGACGGCCGGCGGCGACAGCGTCGCGACCGCCGGCATCCCGGGGCCCAGCGCCGCCGACCTCAAGGCCGCGACGGCGATGACCCCGTCGCAGCAGGACGAGCTCGCCCGCTCGATGGTCGCCCGCCTCGCCGCCCGGCTGGAGCAGAATCCGCGCGACGCCGATCGCTGGATCATGCTGATGCGCTCGCGGATGATGCTCAACGACCCCGCCGGCGCGAAGGACGCGCTCGCCAGGGCGAAGACCGTCTTCAAGGGCGACGCCGGCCAGATCGCCCGCTTCGACGAGGCCGCGAAGACGCTCGGCGTGGAGCGCTGAGCATCCTCCTGCCGCCCTGTCCCTCTTCCGTCATCCCGGCGGAGGCCGGGATCTCGGGAGAGGTTTGCACCCTCACCTCCTGAGACCCCGGCCTCCGCCGGGGTGACGCAAAAAAGGCCGCCGGATCGCTCCGGCGGCCCTTCTTCGTT is part of the Rhizorhabdus wittichii RW1 genome and harbors:
- a CDS encoding Tetratricopeptide TPR_2 repeat protein (PFAM: TPR repeat-containing protein; Tetratricopeptide TPR_3; Tetratricopeptide TPR_2 repeat protein~SMART: Tetratricopeptide domain protein), with the protein product MTKDTTANKGLSLPFARIALILAALIALAAVVLAVTRSRSGLDETAAPGQGAGQAGDVGSMIAGLEKRLKDNPDDFKGWATLGWSYYNLGRYADAAQAYARATKIDPSNAEIWSALGEVQLLSGPGGVTPAAEASFRKAVSIDPTDHRARYFLAVKKDQDGDHKGAIDDWIAILKDSPAGAPWEGPVRELIAKVSAEHKIDVAGRVPPPSVPQQSSSAAPTAGGDSVATAGIPGPSAADLKAATAMTPSQQDELARSMVARLAARLEQNPRDADRWIMLMRSRMMLNDPAGAKDALARAKTVFKGDAGQIARFDEAAKTLGVER
- a CDS encoding metallophosphoesterase (PFAM: metallophosphoesterase), translated to MLIAQLTDLHIGFDLENPDELNFHRVAAAIDYVMGLSVVPDRLFLTGDLTDHGDVASYERLKGLIDGCGFPVHLCVGNHDDRAAMKQVFPDLPVEDGFVQYVIDEPEVRIIVLDTLDPGHHGGAFGHRRAGWLKARLAEVPGKPVLIVLHHPPIETGIPWMTAHQTEPWVVMLDKAIGDRPGVTMISGHIHRSITTSWRGRMLAVAPSTAPQVALEMAPIDPERPDERPMIVAEQPGVALHLWTGEGFVTHHAQVGAPDVLARYDRRLQPLVQALAEEHDTIRPGAAAA
- a CDS encoding cyclic nucleotide-binding protein (PFAM: cyclic nucleotide-binding; FAD-dependent pyridine nucleotide-disulphide oxidoreductase; 4Fe-4S ferredoxin, iron-sulfur binding domain protein), which produces MSAAAHAAKLGIPHVLLEKTDHLSDTIFKYQKGKHVMATPSQLVLRSDVDFDAGKREKILGIWDEQTAGHKVNVRFKSEVKAITGQKGAFVLTLADKTEIHAETVILAIGTQGNPNLLRAPGIESSGIHVQYQLDDPGEYVDEHITVVGSGDAGIENALGLAQDAAQGNIVTILNRGADFSRAKGANVKLLMQARDEGRMNVMTDTSPNRLEAGHLVLDTRDGEARIRCDRVIARMGSAAPRKFIEECGIEFTSPDREAFPTLSPQFETTNAGIYVIGALAGYPLIKHCMNQGYDVVEFINGNTGLKPADEPILEGKFVNLPVKKSVDEWLEFIRTNVQILNDLSPLQMREFMLDSEVRYYGKNDIIFEKNAPGSSLFCIAQGSVDIPLPDGRSTGIVIPEGSIFGEVGLVSGRRRGSTIRSVAETIVVEIPRNAILKLMASVPGVKRAVTRISTERQLLQMWQSGLQPADLAEVLETAEIKGIRAGEAIFREGEEGNDVYVIRSGSVVVEKAIGGKPVFLSYVPAGNYVGELELFDNGIRKQTVRAAVKSEVIKLGGDAFRRLLEAKPEFFARAKVAIGEREDLASFIEAKKDSFATVVDMYSSVANFLVDNGVGEATDVLLIDENLCVGCDNCEKACADSHEGISRLDREAGRTFAHLHVPTSCRHCEHPHCMADCPPTAIHRGQDGEVYIDDTCIGCGNCQRNCPYGVIRMEKEPPQKPSLWKWFLFGQGPGPGEPSHDWAYANATPGVEKAKRAVKCDMCSGIEGGPSCVRACPTGAAIRVAPEEFLTVARLQRDDA
- a CDS encoding homoserine O-succinyltransferase (PFAM: homoserine O-succinyltransferase), whose product is MPIKIPDDLPARPILEQEGVVVMRRTDAVRQDIRPLRIGLLNLMPNKISTETQLARLLGATPLQVELTLVRMTDHVARHTPADHMAAFYRPWAEVRDERFDGFVITGAPVEHLPFEEVGYWPELCRVLDWTQTHVHSSFTICWAAQAALHHFHGVPKHLLPAKAFGLFRHRNLAPASPYLRGFSDDPHIPVSRWAEIRQADIPAGSGLETLLDSAETGPCLLDDPAHRSLHMFNHVEYDTRSLADEYFRDGQGPLPAGYFPGDDPARPPENRWRGHAHLLFGNWINEIYRTTPFDIAAIGGGRPPANDAGPIEAAAG